A single Verrucomicrobiota bacterium DNA region contains:
- a CDS encoding isochorismatase family protein: MRTSIPSHVKELERERLSNCPDPALLKVGTKAALQRDDVLVVVDVQNDFLPGGALAVPHGDEVVPILNRYIERFVGQKLPIFATRDWHPANHCSFQTQGGPWPKHCVMYSYGAESPPQLKLPATTIIVSKPCVADRETYSAFEGTNFEEQLRSLGVHRLFIGGLATDYCVLITVLGARQRGFDVLLLRDAVRAVNVHPDDGKNAEQEMFARGAVPLELKQLAT, translated from the coding sequence ATGAGAACCAGCATTCCAAGTCATGTCAAAGAATTGGAGCGGGAACGACTTTCCAATTGCCCTGACCCAGCGCTGCTGAAGGTCGGGACCAAAGCGGCGCTGCAGCGTGACGATGTTCTTGTCGTCGTGGACGTGCAGAACGACTTCCTGCCCGGCGGCGCTCTCGCCGTGCCGCACGGGGATGAAGTCGTGCCGATACTCAACCGCTATATCGAGCGATTCGTCGGACAGAAGCTTCCCATTTTCGCAACGCGTGACTGGCATCCGGCCAATCATTGCTCATTTCAGACACAGGGTGGTCCGTGGCCGAAGCATTGTGTGATGTATTCCTACGGCGCGGAATCTCCGCCGCAGCTTAAGTTGCCGGCAACCACAATCATCGTCTCGAAGCCTTGTGTTGCAGACCGCGAAACCTATTCGGCGTTTGAAGGAACAAACTTTGAAGAGCAACTTCGTTCGCTCGGCGTGCATCGACTGTTTATCGGCGGGCTGGCGACTGATTACTGCGTGCTCATCACGGTGCTCGGTGCGCGGCAGCGAGGCTTCGACGTGTTGCTCTTACGGGACGCGGTTCGCGCGGTCAATGTTCATCCGGACGACGGAAAAAACGCTGAACAAGAGATGTTTGCTCGTGGCGCCGTCCCGCTCGAACTGAAACAGCTTGCCACATGA
- a CDS encoding plasma-membrane proton-efflux P-type ATPase: MTRATYNEKVISFGCVDRPLIESAGLSTAEAQVRLKQYGPNSVAEERPHPLRQLLKRFWAPIPWLLEATIIAQLFLGEWVEAAVIGGLLILNAALGFFQEERAQKALAVLRQQLRVQAHVRRDGQWRDIAAEEVVPDDVVHLRQGVIVPADVRIVEGSLLVDNSVLTGESAAVGLEASGSAYAGSLVRSGEATGLVIATGSRTFFGRTAELVRIASPVNRQEHEIVAVVRNLFVLNAASVLVVVGFAHLHGMSLAHILPLVLTILLASIPVALPATFTLAAALGSLELSRLGVLVTRLSALHDIASMTVLFSDKTGTLTRNEARLAVLKPTEGFADDELLRAAALASDPAGQDPVDAALVSAASQRGLPITARERIDFKPFDPAHKRAEASYREDGGVRRYFKGAPAVIAQLCDVPDSAWEPSARDLAARGRRVLAVAVQSNGKPRFAGLLGLEDAVREDSPSVIHAMEQAGVRVVMITGDNALTARAVADQVGIPANVCPSERLRVHLELQALEYSVFASVYPEDKFRLVRAFQRTGAVVGMSGDGVNDAPALRQAEVGVAVARATDVAKAAAAIVLTRPGLGDIVPAIQTSRRVFQRVMTYTLNMLGKKIEIMTLLVIGFLVTQHKPLTPLLMVLLILLNDFLTMAISTDRMSVSAQPNQWSTGRIVLAGTVLALCKLLLSLGVFLFAHYALKFDTPHLQSLTFATLILSSQAGVYLLRERGHFWASAPSPLLMGSTVASLGLVALITLSGVLVPAIPPALLLGVAGAMACYFLALDWIKVRLFARLKLR; the protein is encoded by the coding sequence ATGACGCGAGCCACATATAATGAAAAGGTGATAAGCTTTGGCTGCGTGGATCGGCCTTTGATAGAATCAGCCGGCCTCTCGACGGCTGAGGCTCAAGTGAGGCTGAAGCAGTACGGTCCGAATTCGGTCGCAGAGGAACGGCCGCATCCGCTCCGGCAGCTTCTGAAGCGGTTTTGGGCGCCGATTCCCTGGCTGCTTGAAGCAACCATCATTGCTCAACTCTTCCTCGGCGAGTGGGTGGAAGCAGCGGTCATTGGCGGATTGTTGATTCTCAACGCGGCGCTGGGATTTTTCCAGGAAGAGCGTGCGCAGAAGGCGCTTGCGGTTCTGCGACAACAACTCCGCGTGCAAGCGCATGTGCGGCGCGACGGACAGTGGCGCGACATCGCCGCCGAAGAAGTGGTGCCGGACGATGTGGTCCACTTGCGGCAGGGTGTCATCGTGCCCGCCGATGTGCGCATTGTAGAAGGCTCCTTGCTTGTGGACAATTCGGTGCTCACCGGTGAATCAGCCGCCGTGGGACTGGAAGCGAGTGGCTCGGCGTACGCGGGTTCACTCGTGCGCAGTGGCGAGGCCACGGGCTTGGTAATTGCTACCGGCTCGCGCACGTTTTTCGGACGCACAGCGGAGTTGGTGCGCATTGCCAGTCCGGTGAACCGGCAGGAGCATGAGATCGTCGCCGTGGTGCGAAATCTGTTCGTCTTGAACGCGGCGTCAGTCCTGGTGGTGGTTGGCTTCGCACACTTGCACGGCATGTCGCTCGCGCACATCCTGCCGCTAGTCCTGACCATTCTATTGGCATCCATCCCGGTCGCGCTCCCAGCGACCTTTACGCTGGCGGCCGCACTCGGCTCGCTGGAGCTCTCCCGCCTCGGTGTGCTGGTGACGCGCCTGAGTGCTCTCCACGACATCGCCTCGATGACCGTGCTTTTCAGCGACAAGACCGGCACGCTGACCCGCAACGAGGCCAGGCTCGCGGTCCTCAAGCCAACGGAGGGATTTGCTGACGACGAATTGCTCCGTGCGGCGGCATTGGCCAGCGACCCAGCGGGCCAAGACCCCGTGGATGCCGCTCTCGTCAGTGCCGCCAGCCAACGTGGGTTGCCCATAACGGCGCGCGAGCGGATCGACTTCAAACCATTCGACCCGGCACATAAGCGGGCTGAGGCGTCTTATCGTGAGGACGGCGGTGTGCGCCGCTATTTCAAGGGAGCGCCAGCAGTCATCGCCCAGTTGTGCGACGTGCCGGATTCTGCCTGGGAACCATCGGCGCGCGACCTCGCCGCGCGCGGACGGCGCGTGTTGGCGGTGGCGGTGCAGAGCAATGGCAAACCGCGCTTTGCTGGCTTGCTCGGCTTGGAAGATGCGGTGCGAGAAGATTCGCCGAGTGTCATTCATGCCATGGAGCAAGCGGGCGTTCGCGTCGTGATGATAACGGGGGACAACGCCCTCACGGCGCGTGCCGTGGCTGACCAAGTCGGCATCCCTGCCAATGTGTGCCCTTCCGAACGCCTGCGCGTCCACTTGGAGCTTCAGGCCCTGGAATATAGCGTGTTCGCGTCCGTTTATCCCGAAGACAAATTCAGATTGGTGCGAGCCTTTCAGCGCACGGGCGCCGTGGTGGGTATGAGCGGCGACGGCGTCAACGACGCCCCTGCCTTGCGGCAAGCCGAAGTAGGGGTTGCTGTGGCGCGTGCCACCGATGTCGCCAAGGCGGCGGCGGCGATTGTCCTGACTCGACCGGGTCTCGGAGACATCGTGCCGGCCATCCAGACCAGCCGCCGCGTCTTCCAGCGGGTCATGACCTACACGCTGAACATGCTGGGCAAGAAGATCGAAATCATGACGTTGTTGGTCATTGGCTTCCTAGTCACGCAACACAAACCCCTGACGCCCCTGCTTATGGTGTTGCTCATTCTACTGAACGATTTTCTCACAATGGCCATCTCCACAGACCGCATGAGCGTCTCAGCGCAGCCAAATCAGTGGTCCACGGGCCGCATTGTCCTTGCCGGGACGGTTCTCGCCCTGTGCAAGCTACTGTTGAGCCTGGGTGTGTTCCTATTTGCCCATTACGCGCTGAAGTTTGACACTCCGCACTTGCAATCGCTCACCTTTGCAACGCTCATTCTTAGCTCCCAAGCCGGGGTCTATCTGCTGCGCGAACGTGGCCATTTCTGGGCGTCTGCTCCCAGCCCGCTTCTGATGGGAAGCACAGTGGCCAGTCTCGGCTTGGTCGCATTGATAACCCTAAGCGGCGTTCTCGTGCCCGCGATACCTCCAGCGCTGCTTCTCGGGGTGGCGGGAGCGATGGCGTGCTATTTCCTGGCGCTCGACTGGATCAAGGTGCGGCTATTCGCACGATTGAAATTACGTTAA
- a CDS encoding ABC transporter permease, with protein sequence MWQFTAKTAVITEMEVRKLRHDATELMTRAIQPALWLLIFGKVLAHARAIPTGEMDYMDFITPGILAQSVLFVAIFYGIAIIWERDLGVVHKFLVSPTPRAALVLGKALSAGVRALSQTVIIYALALLLGVDLNWQPLALAGVLVMVVLGAALFSTFSLIIACIVKTRERFMGIGQVLTMPLFFASNAIYPVAVMPGWLRVISHFNPLTYEVDGLRTLMVTGSPSSFGLGLDFLVLLAATVIVVAVGAKFYPRIAV encoded by the coding sequence ATGTGGCAGTTCACGGCCAAAACCGCGGTCATCACCGAAATGGAGGTGCGCAAGCTCCGCCACGATGCGACCGAGTTGATGACACGCGCGATTCAGCCGGCGCTCTGGTTGCTCATTTTCGGAAAGGTTTTGGCCCATGCACGGGCGATCCCTACTGGCGAAATGGATTACATGGATTTCATCACGCCCGGCATTCTTGCGCAAAGTGTCCTTTTCGTGGCGATCTTCTATGGCATTGCCATCATTTGGGAACGTGACCTCGGCGTCGTGCACAAGTTTCTGGTCAGTCCAACGCCACGCGCGGCGCTCGTGTTGGGCAAAGCCCTGTCGGCGGGCGTTCGCGCCCTGTCCCAGACCGTAATCATCTATGCCCTCGCGTTGCTGTTAGGTGTGGACCTGAACTGGCAGCCATTGGCGCTGGCGGGCGTGCTGGTGATGGTCGTGCTTGGCGCGGCGCTGTTCTCGACGTTTTCGCTGATCATTGCGTGCATCGTCAAAACGCGCGAGCGGTTCATGGGTATCGGCCAAGTGTTGACGATGCCTCTCTTCTTCGCCAGCAATGCGATTTATCCGGTGGCTGTTATGCCTGGCTGGCTCCGCGTCATCTCCCATTTCAACCCGCTCACGTACGAAGTGGACGGCTTGCGAACCTTGATGGTCACTGGCAGTCCGAGCAGTTTCGGTCTCGGACTGGATTTCCTTGTCCTGCTTGCCGCCACGGTGATCGTAGTGGCCGTCGGCGCAAAGTTTTATCCGCGCATCGCGGTCTGA
- a CDS encoding ATP-binding cassette domain-containing protein, with translation MTDPILETQELTRRFGGLAAVDALTIAVEQSEAFGLLGANGAGKTTTIKMLTTLLRPTAGRAQVAGFDVVTAANDVRRIIGYVPQAISVDGTLTGYENLLVFARLYDIPRREQKPRMAEALAFMGLSDAANRLVREYSGGMIRRLEIAQSTLHRPPVLFLDEPTVGLDPLARKAVWDHLHQLRTEHGTTIFFTTHYMEEAEAHCSRVAIMHQGKLAVLGTPAELKSSLRQEGGTLDDVFVRYAGTPLESGGNYGEVSSERRTASRLG, from the coding sequence ATGACCGATCCAATTCTTGAAACGCAGGAACTAACCCGGCGCTTCGGCGGGTTAGCGGCCGTAGATGCGCTCACGATTGCCGTGGAGCAGAGCGAGGCATTTGGTTTGCTCGGGGCCAATGGCGCGGGCAAAACCACCACCATCAAAATGCTCACCACCTTGCTTCGGCCCACTGCGGGCCGCGCGCAAGTCGCCGGTTTTGATGTGGTCACCGCGGCTAACGATGTCCGCCGCATCATCGGTTATGTGCCACAAGCGATTTCGGTGGACGGAACTTTGACGGGTTACGAAAACCTTCTCGTTTTCGCCAGGCTCTATGACATCCCGCGCCGCGAACAAAAACCTCGCATGGCGGAAGCGCTCGCCTTCATGGGTTTGAGCGACGCGGCGAACCGGCTTGTCCGCGAATACTCCGGGGGAATGATTCGGCGGCTCGAAATTGCCCAATCCACCTTGCATCGTCCGCCTGTGCTGTTTCTCGATGAACCCACAGTGGGGTTGGACCCGCTCGCCCGCAAAGCCGTTTGGGACCACCTGCATCAGCTTCGAACCGAACACGGCACGACAATCTTTTTCACGACGCACTACATGGAAGAGGCCGAAGCCCATTGCAGCCGCGTGGCCATCATGCACCAGGGCAAGCTCGCGGTGTTGGGAACACCGGCGGAACTTAAAAGCTCGCTCCGGCAGGAGGGCGGGACGCTCGATGATGTCTTCGTCCGCTATGCGGGCACTCCGCTCGAATCCGGCGGCAATTACGGCGAAGTATCCAGTGAACGGCGGACTGCCAGCCGCCTCGGCTAA
- a CDS encoding ribosome-associated translation inhibitor RaiA produces MILPLQITFRNMEASPAVAARIRSEAEKLDRYYKRITSCRVVVEAPHRHHKWGEAFHILIELGVPGEEIVVKHAPSLHRALARSDTQKWVKHLEAGAPHKDMYVTIHDAFKATRRRLEDYVRRLRGDVKIHARVPPERADKLHSEKLAGL; encoded by the coding sequence ATGATTTTGCCTCTGCAAATAACCTTTCGAAACATGGAAGCATCGCCGGCGGTCGCCGCCAGAATTCGCTCCGAAGCGGAGAAGCTGGATCGGTATTACAAGCGGATCACAAGTTGCCGGGTGGTTGTCGAAGCGCCGCACCGACATCACAAATGGGGCGAGGCATTTCACATCTTGATTGAGCTGGGCGTGCCGGGCGAAGAGATCGTGGTCAAACATGCGCCCAGCCTCCACCGCGCGCTCGCGCGCTCCGACACACAAAAGTGGGTCAAGCATCTCGAAGCTGGTGCGCCGCACAAGGACATGTACGTGACCATTCATGACGCCTTCAAGGCGACGCGGCGGCGGCTGGAGGATTACGTGCGGCGGCTTCGGGGTGATGTGAAGATCCATGCGCGAGTGCCGCCCGAGCGTGCGGACAAGCTGCATTCGGAAAAGTTGGCCGGGCTTTGA
- a CDS encoding nicotinate phosphoribosyltransferase, whose product MNLGSSALLTDLYQLTMLQAYFEARMEETAVFEFFVRRLPPNRNFLIAAGLEQVLGYLEGFQFTPQELQWLESTGKFGREFVRYLGSLRFPGDVHAMPEGTLFFANEPILRVTAPIPQAQIVETRIINLLHFQTLIASKAARCALVAPGKTLVDFGLRRAHGAEAGLLAARACYLAGFTATSDMLAGQLFDIPLSGTMAHSFVQACDSEEEAFMRFARANRDNVALLLDTYDTEAAATKVVQLAARLRSQGISIKGVRLDSGDLAEHARRVRRILDDGGLCDVQISASGNLDEYRLQKLVSAGSPIDGFGVGTRVLTSADAPYLDCAYKIQEYAGCPRRKLSEGKDTWPGRKQVFRCYDAEGRMTSDVVTLESEAISGEPLLQGVMQSGKRVADAAALLDIRQRVARQLKQLPQAMLSLEQAARYPVLISESVRNLAASLDATSARSGLWSSKAEAYLA is encoded by the coding sequence ATGAACCTTGGCTCCAGCGCGCTACTGACGGATCTGTATCAGCTCACAATGCTGCAGGCGTATTTCGAGGCGCGAATGGAGGAGACGGCGGTCTTCGAGTTCTTTGTTCGTCGTTTGCCGCCGAATCGCAACTTCCTGATCGCGGCCGGACTTGAGCAAGTGCTTGGTTATCTGGAAGGATTTCAATTTACACCGCAAGAGTTGCAATGGCTCGAATCCACCGGCAAGTTTGGACGCGAATTCGTGCGTTACCTTGGCAGCCTCCGTTTCCCCGGCGATGTTCACGCGATGCCTGAAGGCACGTTGTTTTTTGCCAACGAACCGATTCTGCGTGTCACGGCGCCCATCCCACAGGCTCAAATCGTCGAGACCCGAATTATCAACCTTCTGCACTTTCAAACTTTGATCGCCTCCAAAGCGGCGCGGTGTGCGCTGGTAGCGCCGGGCAAGACGCTCGTGGATTTTGGTCTTCGTCGCGCCCACGGTGCCGAGGCGGGTCTGCTGGCTGCGCGTGCTTGTTACCTGGCTGGTTTCACGGCCACATCGGATATGCTCGCTGGCCAACTGTTCGACATCCCGCTTTCGGGAACGATGGCGCATTCTTTCGTTCAAGCCTGCGACTCCGAAGAAGAAGCCTTCATGCGCTTTGCGCGGGCCAATCGCGATAACGTCGCGCTCCTGCTCGACACCTACGACACTGAGGCCGCAGCGACGAAAGTCGTCCAGCTTGCTGCCAGGCTGCGATCGCAAGGAATCTCAATCAAGGGCGTGCGCTTGGACAGCGGCGACCTCGCGGAACATGCGCGGCGCGTCCGCCGCATTCTCGATGACGGCGGCCTGTGTGACGTGCAGATCTCTGCCAGTGGCAACCTCGACGAATACAGGTTGCAAAAATTAGTCTCCGCTGGATCGCCAATTGACGGCTTCGGAGTTGGCACACGCGTCCTAACGTCAGCCGATGCGCCGTATCTGGATTGCGCCTACAAAATCCAGGAATATGCCGGTTGTCCGCGCCGAAAGCTCTCCGAAGGGAAAGACACTTGGCCCGGCAGAAAACAGGTCTTTCGTTGCTATGATGCCGAAGGCCGAATGACTTCAGATGTGGTGACATTGGAGAGCGAAGCGATATCGGGCGAGCCGCTGTTGCAAGGCGTCATGCAAAGCGGGAAGCGAGTTGCTGACGCCGCTGCGTTATTGGACATTCGTCAACGTGTGGCACGACAGCTCAAGCAACTCCCGCAAGCGATGCTCTCACTGGAACAAGCGGCGCGGTACCCGGTGTTGATTTCCGAATCGGTCAGAAACCTGGCTGCGAGTCTGGACGCGACCTCCGCGCGCAGCGGACTGTGGAGTTCAAAAGCCGAAGCCTATCTCGCCTGA
- a CDS encoding CapA family protein: protein MEPRQHLKLLFVGDVMLGRLVNDELRHQAAEYVWGDTLPLFRQADWRACNLECVISDRGSPWSRTPKTFHFRSDAKNLAVLKAAGINAVSLANNHTLDFGHGAMRDMLCELDEADIACAGAGRNVAAAAAPAITEIGGCKIGLLSFTDNQPEWEATPGAAGLFFVPTDLQDARAGRLLELVRYTRQRVNLLIVAAHWGGNWGYSPPPKHVEFGHALITAGADVMFGHSAHVFRGIEIRDNRPIIYSAGDFIDDYAVDEDERNDQTFIFILETDGHMLQRLRLYPTIIRNFQARLAQSPEDTEIAQKMTKLCGDLHTSASWNAAEHCLEIGLGQLPARNCQVKESQPKNTVIF from the coding sequence ATGGAACCGCGCCAACATTTGAAGTTGTTGTTTGTCGGTGACGTGATGCTCGGGCGTCTGGTCAACGACGAGTTGCGCCACCAGGCGGCGGAGTATGTTTGGGGCGACACACTGCCGCTATTCCGGCAAGCTGATTGGCGCGCGTGCAACCTGGAATGCGTCATCTCCGACCGCGGGTCGCCGTGGTCAAGGACGCCGAAGACGTTTCACTTTCGATCTGACGCGAAGAACCTCGCCGTGTTGAAGGCTGCAGGCATTAACGCGGTTTCGTTGGCCAACAATCACACGCTCGATTTCGGTCATGGCGCAATGCGCGACATGTTGTGCGAATTGGACGAGGCGGACATCGCTTGCGCCGGCGCGGGAAGAAATGTGGCGGCGGCGGCAGCTCCCGCCATCACGGAAATAGGGGGCTGCAAAATCGGTTTGCTTTCCTTCACGGACAATCAGCCGGAGTGGGAGGCCACGCCCGGCGCGGCGGGTTTGTTTTTTGTGCCGACCGATTTGCAGGATGCGCGAGCCGGCCGATTGCTAGAACTGGTTCGCTACACGCGGCAACGAGTAAATCTGCTCATTGTCGCGGCGCATTGGGGTGGAAATTGGGGCTATTCTCCGCCCCCGAAGCATGTCGAGTTTGGCCATGCACTGATCACCGCCGGGGCAGATGTAATGTTCGGCCATTCGGCCCATGTGTTTCGCGGAATCGAAATACGCGATAACCGGCCGATCATTTACTCGGCAGGCGATTTCATTGACGATTACGCGGTGGACGAAGACGAGCGGAACGATCAAACGTTCATTTTCATCCTGGAGACGGATGGGCACATGCTTCAGCGTTTGAGACTGTACCCGACCATCATTCGCAATTTCCAAGCGCGCCTGGCCCAAAGCCCCGAAGACACCGAAATTGCACAAAAGATGACGAAGCTTTGTGGCGACCTCCACACGTCCGCTTCTTGGAACGCGGCCGAACATTGCCTGGAAATCGGGCTTGGACAATTGCCAGCCCGCAATTGCCAAGTTAAGGAAAGCCAGCCAAAAAATACTGTCATATTCTGA